A genomic window from Brassica oleracea var. oleracea cultivar TO1000 chromosome C8, BOL, whole genome shotgun sequence includes:
- the LOC106310037 gene encoding uncharacterized protein LOC106310037, protein MLTFPLCGCELSSESKTLAFAAPLISISHTKRQIVLGRRDSVKVPAEKSGNFSLGSIFKSCDTCGAKGAIECPGCKGTGRNKKNGNIFERWKCFECQGFGMKSCPKCGKGGLTPEQRGER, encoded by the exons ATGTTGACATTCCCACTTTGTGGTTGTGAGTTATCTTCAGAATCCAAGACTCTAGCTTTTGCTGCTCCACTGATTTCTATCTCGCATACCAAAAGACAGATTGTGCTGGGACGACGCGATTCCGTCAAAGTTCCTGCAGAAAAATCCGGAAATTTCTCCCTTGGTTCG ATATTCAAAAGCTGTGACACTTGTGGAGCCAAAGGAGCAATTGAGTGCCCCGGTTGCAAG GGAACAGGTAGAAATAAGAAGAATGGAAATATTTTCGAGAGGTGGAA ATGTTTTGAGTGCCAAGGATTCGGTATGAAGAGCTGTCCTAAATGTGGCAAGGGAGGTTTGACGCCAGAACAGAGAGGGGAAAGATAG
- the LOC106310162 gene encoding LOW QUALITY PROTEIN: transcription factor MYB3-like (The sequence of the model RefSeq protein was modified relative to this genomic sequence to represent the inferred CDS: deleted 2 bases in 2 codons) — translation MGRSPCCEKSHMNKGAWIKEEDQLLVDYIRKHGEGCWRSLPRAAGLQRCGKSCRLRWMNYLRPDLKRGNFTEEEDELIIKLHSLLGNKWSLIAGRLPGRTDNEIKNYWNTHIKRKLLSRGIDPNTHRTINESTIPLPKTAAFLLNDEHVKFGFAGPDEQRTIKPEPMVVDREEYNNKNNNNNCTSSGTTSEKDIETDDDYVLNLELSVGLATTTKSNRYESNRSESEYDSAESTRWWGSELLGSQDEVCLCCRIGFRNESCRNCRTSDVRTICA, via the exons ATGGGAAGGTCACCTTGCTGCGAGAAATCACACATGAACAAAGGAGCTTGGATTAAAGAAGAAGATCAGCTTCTCGTTGATTACATCCGCAAACACGGCGAAGGTTGCTGGCGATCTCTCCCTCGAGCCGCCG GATTGCAAAGATGTGGTAAGAGTTGTAGGTTGAGATGGATGAATTATCTACGACCAGATCTTAAGAGAGGTAATTTCACAGAGGAAGAAGACGAACTCATCATCAAACTCCATAGCTTACTTGGTAACAA ATGGTCGTTGATTGCTGGGAGATTACCAGGGAGAACAGACAATGAGATCAAAAACTACTGGAACACTCACATCAAGAGGAAGCTTCTCAGCCGTGGGATCGACCCTAACACCCACCGTACGATCAACGAATCCACAATCCCTCTTCCGAAAACGGCGGCGTTTCTTCTAAATGACGAGCATGTAAAATTCGGTTTCGCTGGACCGGATGAACAACGGACGATTAAACCGGAACCGATGGTGGTAGACCGGGAAGAGTATAATAATAAGAACAACAATAATAACTGCACAAGCAGCGGAACGACGTCGGAGAAGGATATTGAGACAGACGACGATTATGTACTCAATCTGGAACTCTCTGTTGGACTAGCGACAACGACAAAGAGTAATCGGTACGAGTCGAATCGA TCGGAAAGTGAATATGACTCAGCCGAGTCGACTCGATGGTGGGGATCCGAGTTGTTAGGGTCTCAGGATGAGGTGTGTTTGTGTTGTCGGATAGGGTTTCGTAATGAGTCGTGTCGGAATTGTCGGACC TCCGATGTTAGAACCATTTGTGCATAG
- the LOC106308145 gene encoding ras-related protein RABG3b, which produces MSMRRRSLLKVIVLGDSGVGKTSLMNQYVSNKFSQQYKATIGADFVTKELQIDDRLVTLQIWDTAGQERFQSLGVAFYRGADCCVLVYDVNYLKSFDSLDNWHEEFLKQASPRDPTAFPFILLGNKVDIDGGNSRVVSEKKAREWCAQKGNICYYETSAKEDYNVDESFLCITKLALANERDQDIYFQGIPESGSEPEQRGGCAC; this is translated from the exons ATGTCGATGCGAAGAAGAAGTTTGCTTAAAGTTATTGTCCTTGGAGACAGCGG GGTTGGCAAAACATCGTTGATGAATCA ATATGTGAGTAATAAGTTTAGTCAACAGTACAAAGCCACGATTGGAGCTGATTTTGTCACCAAGGAGCTTCAAATCGATGACAGGCTCGTCACACTCCAA ATTTGGGACACTGCTGGGCAAGAGAGGTTCCAGAGTCTTGGTGTTGCTTTCTATAGAGGTGCAGATTGTTGTGTGCTTGTTTATGATGTTAACTACCTCAAGTCATTTGATTCTCTGGACAATTGGCACGAGGAGTTTCTTAAGCAG GCTAGCCCACGGGATCCAACGGCCTTCCCGTTCATATTGCTTGGTAACAAGGTTGATATTGATGGAGGAAACAGTCGAGTG GTATCAGAGAAGAAAGCTAGAGAATGGTGTGCTCAAAAGGGAAACATATGCTATTACGAGACATCGGCTAAAGAAGATTACAATGTAGATGAATCGTTCTTGTGCATCACAAAACTTGCCCTTGCCAATGAGCGCGACCAAGATAT ATATTTTCAGGGGATTCCAGAGTCTGGTTCAGAGCCTGAGCAAAGAGGAGGATGTGCTTGCTGA
- the LOC106310163 gene encoding polyadenylate-binding protein 3, whose product MAAAVATGVAPSTMIDQVPSPTAQTSVQVPVSVPVQSPVVAADQTHPNSSLYVGDLDPRVAEAHLFDLFKHIASVVSVRVCRDQSRRSLGYAYINFSNPNDAIRAMEALNYTPLFDRPIRIMLSNRDPSTRKSGKGNIFIKSLDASIDNKALFETFSSFGTILSCKVATDVTGQSKGYGFVQFEKEESAQAAIDKLNGMLMNDKQVYVGHFIRRQERSREENAPTPRFTNVYVKNLPKEIGEDELRKTFGKFGSISSAVVMRDQSGNSRCFGFVNFEYAEAAAQAVEKMNGISLGDDVLFVGRAQKKSEREQELRRKFEEERMNRFEKSQGANLYLKNLDDSVDDEKLKEMFSEFGNVTSSKVMVNPQGISRGFGFVAYSNPEEASRALNEMNGKMIGRKPLYIALAQRKEDRQAHLQALFSQIRAPESMQSPMTGFNHPRGGPMHGPPQHMYVGQNGRSSMVPSQPMGYGFQPQFMPGMRPGSGPRNFIMPYPLQRQTQAGHRMGFGRGATNMPHHIQQQQQLIHHNPSPGMRYMNGAGNGRNGLELSVSQGTLPPVTPLPIDASSIGIVAPQNHQKAPLLPISKLTSLLASASPADRTRMLGERLYPLVERQEPLHVAKVTGMLLEMDQAEILHLMESPEALKSKVSEALDVLRLSADAPDHDLGFSTID is encoded by the exons ATGGCGGCCGCGGTTGCGACGGGGGTTGCACCGTCGACAATGATTGATCAAGTTCCGAGTCCGACGGCTCAGACTTCGGTTCAGGTTCCGGTTTCGGTACCGGTTCAATCTCCAGTGGTTGCGGCTGATCAAACGCACCCGAATTCATCGCTCTACGTGGGAGATCTAGACCCGAGAGTGGCCGAAGCACATCTGTTCGATCTGTTCAAACATATCGCTAGTGTTGTCTCGGTACGAGTCTGTCGCGATCAGAGCCGTCGATCTTTGGGATATGCCTACATCAATTTCAGTAACCCTAATGATG CTATCCGCGCAATGGAGGCCTTGAACTACACTCCCCTCTTCGACAGGCCCATCAGGATCATGCTCTCGAACCGTGACCCCAGCACGCGAAAGAGCGGCAAAGGTAACATTTTTATCAAAAGCCTAGACGCCTCTATCGACAACAAGGCCTTGTTCGAGACCTTTTCGAGTTTCGGAACCATCCTCTCATGCAAAGTTGCAACTGACGTGACCGGACAGTCCAAGGGATACGGGTTCGTCCAGTTCGAGAAGGAGGAATCTGCTCAAGCAGCAATTGACAAGCTAAACGGAATGCTAATGAACGACAAGCAAGTATACGTGGGACACTTCATTAGACGCCAAGAACGCTCTCGGGAAGAAAACGCCCCTACGCCGCGTTTCACTAACGTGTACGTCAAGAATCTCCCCAAGGAGATTGGTGAGGACGAGCTAAGGAAGACGTTTGGTAAATTTGGATCGATTTCGAGCGCGGTTGTGATGAGGGACCAAAGTGGAAACTCGAGGTGTTTCGGGTTTGTGAACTTTGAGTATGCCGAAGCAGCGGCGCAAGCCGTTGAGAAGATGAATGGGATTAGCTTAGGGGATGATGTGTTGTTCGTTGGGAGGGCGCAGAAGAAGTCTGAGAGAGAGCAAGAGCTGAGAAGGAAGTTTGAGGAAGAGAGGATGAACCGGTTTGAGAAATCTCAAGGAGCAAATCTGTATTTGAAGAATCTTGATGATAGCGTTGATGATGAGAAACTCAAGGAGATGTTCTCTGAGTTTGGAAATGTAACCTCTTCCAAG GTTATGGTTAATCCACAAGGAATAAGCAGAGGGTTTGGTTTTGTTGCTTATTCCAATCCTGAAGAAGCTTCAAGAGCC CTGAATGAAATGAACGGGAAGATGATAGGAAGGAAACCACTTTACATAGCTCTTGCGCAGCGCAAAGAAGATAGACAAGCACATTTACAG GCGCTGTTTTCACAGATTAGAGCACCAGAGTCAATGCAATCTCCAATGACGGGGTTTAATCACCCACGAGGTGGACCAATGCATGGTCCACCTCAGCACATGTACGTAGGCCAGAATGGGCGTTCAAGCATGGTCCCATCCCAGCCCATGGGATATGGATTCCAGCCTCAGTTCATGCCCGGGATGCGTCCAGGTTCTGGCCCACGCAACTTCATCATGCCTTATCCTCTTCAGAGACAAACTCAGGCCGGTCATAGAATGGGATTTGGGCGCGGTGCTACTAACATGCCACATCACATCCAACAACAGCAACAA CTTATACACCATAACCCGAGCCCGGGAATGAGATATATGAATGGTGCGGGTAACGGGAGGAACGGATTGGAATTGAGTGTTTCACAAGGAACGTTGCCTCCAGTCACGCCTTTGCCAATTGATGCTTCTTCAATTGGTATTGTTGCTCCTCAAAATCACCAGAAAGCTCCTCTACTTCCAATCTCTAAGCTCACTTCTCTCTTAGCTTCTGCTAGTCCAGCTGATCGCACACGG ATGCTCGGAGAGCGACTATACCCACTTGTGGAAAGGCAGGAACCACTTCACGTGGCTAAAGTGACAGGAATGTTGTTGGAGATGGATCAGGCCGAGATATTGCACCTGATGGAGTCACCAGAGGCACTCAAGTCTAAAGTTTCTGAGGCATTAGATGTTCTCAGGCTTTCTGCTGATGCACCTGATCATGATCTTGGTTTCTCTACCATCGACTGA